The proteins below come from a single Edaphobacter acidisoli genomic window:
- a CDS encoding VWA domain-containing protein produces the protein MVRTSILAGSLTLALIASAAYMPAQSASQQQAIPDAPKPQANLPVDGITPGIGTTPTDAGFSTQSTSSDDQAPPSSLPPTTQSPQDVGPKPDLPAAGQGPQYVLHVRTNFVEVPFTVKDNKGSLVPGLTWRDVRVYENGLRQQLALFTTDPFPLSVALVIDQSMTYDNMTKVNNALEALQGAFAPYDEVAVFTYNNGPRMQTAFTGAQSARLTAVLDRSKSTGREPMYYDQGGPLSQNINLNGGALAHIDPNTNSTHGRSMSGIQNVPRDPHTLNDAILAAATELAKAPKGRRRIIYVISDGREYGSQASVKEVIKFLQTNKIAVYGTLVGDSSLPVIGFLNHMHLPLSMRDNVLPVYTTATGGNLDGEFRQRGIEQSFAKIAEEARTQYTVGYYTHEPFIDGKYRTIEVKVMRPNLTVIAKKGYYPTAGDAAPDITRTH, from the coding sequence GTGGTAAGAACAAGCATACTGGCCGGCTCACTGACGTTGGCCCTGATCGCGTCCGCGGCATACATGCCCGCGCAGAGCGCATCTCAGCAGCAGGCGATTCCCGACGCACCCAAGCCCCAGGCGAACCTGCCCGTTGACGGCATCACCCCCGGCATCGGCACCACGCCCACCGACGCCGGCTTCTCCACGCAGTCCACATCGTCCGACGACCAGGCCCCACCCAGCAGCCTTCCGCCGACGACCCAATCGCCGCAAGACGTAGGCCCCAAGCCCGACCTCCCGGCCGCCGGACAAGGCCCGCAGTACGTCCTCCACGTCCGCACCAACTTCGTCGAAGTCCCCTTCACCGTCAAGGACAACAAGGGCAGCCTCGTCCCCGGCCTCACCTGGCGCGACGTGCGCGTCTACGAGAACGGCCTCCGCCAGCAGCTTGCCCTCTTCACGACCGACCCATTCCCGCTCTCCGTCGCCCTCGTCATCGACCAGAGCATGACCTACGACAACATGACCAAGGTGAACAACGCGCTCGAAGCCCTCCAGGGCGCATTCGCACCTTACGACGAGGTCGCCGTCTTCACCTACAACAACGGCCCGCGCATGCAGACCGCCTTCACCGGCGCGCAGAGCGCCCGCCTCACCGCCGTGCTCGATCGCTCCAAGAGCACAGGCCGCGAGCCCATGTACTACGATCAGGGCGGCCCGCTCAGCCAGAACATCAACCTCAACGGCGGCGCACTCGCCCACATCGACCCCAATACCAACTCCACGCACGGACGCTCCATGAGCGGCATCCAGAACGTCCCCCGCGACCCCCACACGCTCAACGACGCCATCCTCGCCGCCGCCACCGAGCTCGCCAAGGCCCCCAAAGGCCGCCGCCGCATCATCTACGTCATCAGCGACGGCCGCGAATACGGCAGCCAGGCCAGCGTCAAAGAGGTCATCAAGTTCCTCCAGACCAACAAAATCGCCGTCTACGGCACGCTCGTCGGCGACTCGTCGCTTCCCGTCATCGGCTTCCTCAATCACATGCACCTGCCGCTCAGCATGCGCGACAACGTCCTGCCCGTCTACACCACCGCCACCGGCGGCAACCTCGACGGCGAATTCCGCCAGCGCGGCATCGAGCAGAGCTTCGCCAAGATCGCCGAAGAAGCCCGCACCCAGTACACCGTCGGCTACTACACGCACGAGCCTTTCATCGACGGTAAGTACCGCACCATCGAAGTCAAAGTGATGCGTCCGAACCTGACGGTCATCGCCAAGAAGGGCTACTACCCCACCGCCGGCGACGCCGCCCCCGACATCACGCGCACGCACTAA
- a CDS encoding VWA domain-containing protein, whose translation MRLFAAAVVVCLCLVPALRAQEAPSPDMPPPASDAPAQPVDSNNPMETLKVNVNLVNLYFSVRDKNGYITNLTKNDCHIDEDHAPQTIKKFTQEKNLPLTIGILLDTSGSQQNVLPMEQASGAEFLKDVLTPKDEAFLISFDINVNLLADYTNSPREIQRAMDKAEINTGAGTGSVTGNATPRGTLLYDAVFLAAHDKLRQEAGRKILVILTDGQDEGSQETLKTATEAAQKSNAIVYVILLADPYAYGSFGIGYTGSAAMDKLAKDTGGRVINVGRNTKKLQEAFDQIQDELRTQYLASYTPTNLKLDGTFRSLQVDCGKDTKVQARRGYYAMANPLGDD comes from the coding sequence ATGCGCCTGTTTGCTGCCGCTGTTGTTGTGTGTTTGTGCCTCGTCCCTGCCCTTCGGGCGCAGGAGGCACCTTCGCCGGATATGCCTCCGCCCGCCAGTGATGCTCCGGCCCAGCCTGTGGACAGCAATAACCCGATGGAGACCCTGAAGGTCAACGTCAACCTGGTGAACCTGTACTTTTCGGTGCGGGACAAGAACGGCTATATCACCAACCTGACGAAGAACGATTGCCACATCGACGAAGACCATGCTCCGCAGACGATCAAGAAGTTTACGCAGGAGAAGAACCTGCCGCTGACGATCGGGATTCTGCTGGATACGAGCGGAAGCCAACAGAATGTGCTGCCGATGGAGCAGGCGTCGGGGGCAGAGTTTCTGAAAGATGTGCTGACGCCGAAGGACGAGGCGTTTCTGATCTCGTTCGATATTAATGTGAACCTGCTGGCGGACTATACGAACTCGCCGCGTGAGATACAGCGGGCGATGGATAAGGCGGAGATCAATACGGGCGCGGGTACGGGTTCGGTGACGGGCAATGCGACTCCGCGCGGGACGCTGCTGTATGACGCGGTCTTTCTGGCGGCGCATGACAAGCTGCGGCAGGAGGCGGGGCGGAAGATTCTCGTCATCCTGACGGATGGTCAGGATGAGGGGTCGCAGGAGACGCTGAAGACGGCGACAGAGGCGGCGCAGAAGTCGAACGCGATTGTGTATGTGATTCTGCTGGCTGATCCGTATGCGTATGGCAGCTTCGGGATTGGTTACACGGGCTCGGCTGCAATGGACAAGCTGGCCAAGGATACGGGCGGGCGCGTGATCAATGTCGGCAGGAATACGAAGAAGCTGCAGGAGGCGTTTGATCAGATTCAGGATGAGCTCAGGACGCAGTACCTGGCCAGCTATACGCCGACCAATCTGAAGCTGGATGGGACGTTCCGGTCGCTTCAGGTGGATTGCGGGAAGGACACGAAGGTGCAGGCTCGGCGTGGGTATTATGCGATGGCGAACCCGCTGGGGGATGATTGA
- the glgC gene encoding glucose-1-phosphate adenylyltransferase encodes MPEENSSCSHSSVEVVGAMKDTLGVLLAGGAGERLFPLTRDRAKPAVPFAGQYRIIDITLSNCINSGLHRVYILTQYKALSLNRHIREGWGSVVANELGEFIEILPPMQRVSKSWYQGTADAVYQNIYSIGSEEPKHVLILSGDHIYKMNYARMLRQHKDSGADVTLATLPISPDEVSSFGVVEVARNGEVTGFVEKPKETNIRSPFTPDMVDVSMGIYIFNTDVLIPELIKDAEDPQSKHDFGHNILPKLLGRFKMNAYNFVDENKQKALYWRDVGTLEAYYEANMDIAGVTPTFNLYDKTWPMRTRPYQYPPAKFVFGEPGRTGMAINSIVCAGSIISGSVVRNSVVSQDVRVNSYADVDSSIIFSHVNIGRHCRIRHAIIDRDVHIPDGTVIGYDPNEDKKNYFVSASGLTVVTRDYSVYENPVSPEFLQHGNS; translated from the coding sequence ATCCCAGAAGAAAACAGCAGTTGCAGTCATTCATCTGTCGAGGTAGTTGGAGCTATGAAAGATACTCTCGGAGTTCTTCTTGCCGGCGGCGCCGGTGAACGTCTCTTCCCCCTCACCCGCGATCGCGCCAAGCCGGCCGTGCCCTTCGCAGGCCAGTACCGCATCATCGACATCACCCTCTCCAACTGCATCAACTCCGGGCTGCACCGCGTCTACATCCTCACCCAGTACAAAGCGCTCTCGCTCAACCGCCACATCCGCGAAGGCTGGGGCTCCGTCGTCGCCAACGAGCTCGGCGAGTTCATCGAGATCCTCCCGCCCATGCAGCGTGTCAGCAAAAGCTGGTACCAGGGCACAGCCGACGCCGTCTACCAGAACATCTACTCCATCGGCTCCGAAGAGCCCAAGCACGTCCTCATCCTCTCCGGCGACCACATCTACAAGATGAACTACGCCCGCATGCTCCGCCAGCACAAGGACTCCGGCGCCGACGTCACCCTCGCCACCCTCCCCATCAGTCCCGACGAGGTCTCTTCCTTCGGCGTCGTCGAGGTCGCCCGCAACGGCGAAGTCACCGGCTTCGTCGAAAAGCCAAAAGAGACCAACATCCGCTCGCCCTTCACGCCCGACATGGTCGACGTCTCCATGGGCATCTACATCTTCAACACCGACGTCCTCATCCCCGAGCTCATCAAGGACGCCGAAGACCCGCAATCCAAGCACGACTTCGGCCACAACATCCTGCCCAAGCTGCTCGGCCGCTTCAAGATGAACGCCTACAACTTCGTCGACGAGAACAAGCAGAAAGCGCTCTACTGGCGTGACGTCGGCACACTCGAGGCCTACTACGAGGCCAACATGGACATCGCCGGCGTCACCCCCACCTTCAACCTCTACGACAAGACCTGGCCCATGCGCACCCGCCCCTACCAGTACCCGCCCGCGAAGTTCGTCTTCGGCGAGCCCGGCCGCACCGGCATGGCCATCAACTCCATCGTCTGCGCCGGGTCCATCATCTCCGGCTCGGTCGTCCGCAACAGCGTCGTCTCCCAGGACGTGCGCGTCAACTCCTACGCCGACGTGGACTCATCCATCATCTTTTCCCACGTCAACATCGGCCGTCACTGCCGCATCCGCCACGCCATCATCGACCGCGACGTCCATATCCCCGACGGCACCGTCATCGGCTACGACCCCAACGAAGACAAGAAAAACTACTTCGTCTCCGCCAGCGGCCTCACCGTAGTCACCCGCGACTACTCCGTCTACGAGAACCCCGTCTCACCAGAGTTCCTCCAACACGGCAACTCCTGA
- a CDS encoding acyl-CoA mutase large subunit family protein → MTIDRDTFARSPGLEDNTSAVHLCGMSETPKTGSSNTESPKADPASPTTSSGIPVELVYDAKSLAGFDAARELGAPGEFPFTRGIQPTMYRGRLWTMRQYAGMGDAEESNKRYKFLLAHGTKGLSVAFDLPTQIGYDSDDPMAMGEVGKVGVAIDSIEDMERLFEGIRLDAISTSMTINATASILLALYVAVARRAGAEVRRLSGTVQNDILKEYIARGTYIYPVRHAMRLVTDIFAWAAEEVPEWNTISISGYHMREAGCTAVQEVAFTLANGMTYVQAALDAGLDVDAFAPRLSFFFNAHNNLLEEVAKFRAARRMWARVMRERFGAKNPRSWMLRFHTQTAGSTLTAQQPENNIVRTTLQALAAVLGGTQSLHTNGFDEALALPTENAARIALRTQQILAHESGVAQTVDPLAGSYYVESLTDEIERRAEEYLAAIARFDASSKGGGGKYGMLRAIEQGYVQREIQNAAYAYQRDVDEKRAVVVGVNEFASGSDAEEAVVPLQRIDAALEQRQVERVRALRARRDAGVHAAALRGVEDAARGGENLMPRILRAVESYATVGEIANVLRGVFGEYRESVTV, encoded by the coding sequence ATGACAATTGACAGGGATACGTTCGCGCGATCACCCGGCCTCGAAGACAACACATCGGCTGTACACTTGTGCGGCATGAGCGAGACGCCGAAGACTGGTTCGTCAAATACTGAATCGCCAAAGGCTGATCCTGCGAGTCCGACGACGAGTTCGGGGATTCCGGTCGAACTGGTGTATGACGCGAAGAGCCTGGCGGGGTTCGATGCTGCGCGTGAGCTGGGTGCGCCGGGGGAGTTTCCTTTTACGCGCGGGATTCAGCCGACCATGTATCGCGGGCGGCTGTGGACGATGCGGCAGTATGCGGGGATGGGCGACGCTGAGGAGTCGAATAAACGCTACAAATTTTTGCTTGCGCATGGGACCAAAGGGTTGAGCGTGGCGTTCGATCTGCCTACGCAGATTGGGTATGACTCGGACGACCCGATGGCGATGGGTGAGGTGGGGAAGGTTGGGGTCGCGATTGATTCGATCGAGGATATGGAGCGGCTGTTCGAGGGGATTCGGCTGGATGCGATCTCGACCTCGATGACGATCAATGCGACGGCTTCTATTCTGCTGGCGCTGTATGTTGCGGTGGCGCGGCGTGCGGGCGCAGAGGTGCGGCGGCTGAGTGGCACGGTGCAGAACGACATCCTGAAGGAGTACATCGCGCGCGGGACGTACATCTATCCGGTGCGGCACGCGATGCGGCTGGTGACGGATATCTTTGCATGGGCCGCGGAGGAGGTGCCGGAGTGGAATACGATTTCGATCTCGGGCTACCACATGCGCGAGGCCGGGTGCACGGCGGTGCAGGAGGTCGCGTTCACGCTGGCCAATGGCATGACTTACGTACAGGCTGCGCTGGATGCGGGGTTGGATGTGGATGCGTTTGCTCCGAGGCTGAGCTTCTTTTTTAATGCGCATAACAATCTGCTGGAAGAGGTGGCGAAGTTTCGCGCGGCGAGGCGGATGTGGGCGCGCGTGATGCGTGAGCGGTTTGGCGCGAAGAACCCGCGGAGCTGGATGTTGCGGTTTCATACGCAGACGGCTGGCTCGACGCTGACGGCGCAGCAGCCGGAGAACAATATCGTTCGCACGACTCTGCAGGCGCTGGCTGCGGTGTTGGGCGGAACACAGAGCCTGCACACGAATGGGTTTGATGAGGCGCTGGCGCTGCCGACGGAGAATGCTGCGCGGATTGCTCTGAGGACGCAGCAGATTCTGGCACATGAGAGTGGCGTGGCGCAGACGGTGGATCCGCTGGCGGGTTCGTACTATGTCGAGTCGCTGACGGATGAGATTGAGCGGCGTGCGGAGGAGTATCTGGCGGCGATTGCGCGATTCGATGCTTCTTCAAAAGGCGGGGGCGGCAAGTATGGGATGCTGCGCGCGATTGAGCAGGGGTATGTGCAGCGGGAGATTCAGAATGCGGCTTATGCTTACCAGCGCGATGTGGATGAGAAGCGGGCTGTTGTGGTCGGCGTGAATGAGTTTGCTTCTGGTTCAGATGCGGAGGAGGCTGTGGTTCCTCTTCAGCGGATCGATGCTGCGCTGGAGCAGCGGCAGGTGGAGCGCGTGCGGGCGCTGCGTGCGCGGAGGGATGCTGGCGTTCATGCTGCGGCGCTGCGCGGCGTGGAGGATGCTGCGCGTGGCGGGGAGAATCTGATGCCGCGGATTTTGCGTGCGGTCGAGAGCTATGCGACTGTGGGCGAGATTGCGAATGTGCTGCGTGGAGTGTTTGGGGAGTATCGGGAGTCGGTGACGGTTTGA
- the gcvT gene encoding glycine cleavage system aminomethyltransferase GcvT encodes MSESTATSALRKTALNAVHRAAKSKMVDFGGWDMPVDCCGLIAEHMAVRTGVGVFDVSHMGDIQFRGPGSLAAVQKLCMNDASKLQVGQAQYSAMLYPNGTFVDDVVVHKLSDNDYLIVINAGTREKDVAWVRGVIGGMPGVHMNDYSDFYTQIAIQGPKAAETLQKLTSTDLSTIKNYWFTWGQVCGLHNVMIARTGYTGEDGFEIYIPSDETTSARVWAEVLEAGKEFGILACGLGARNTLRLEAGMALYGHEISDTINVFEAGLGRYAKLDYESKGDFVGRDALVKIQADGGPKRKLVGLEMVERGIGRDGYPVFSLDGKRVGEITSGSPSPFLKKNIAMAYVPVEFSAVDTEVAVEIRGQMVKARVVPLPFYKRAKK; translated from the coding sequence ATGTCTGAATCTACTGCAACGAGCGCACTGCGCAAGACTGCTTTGAATGCTGTTCACCGCGCCGCCAAGTCGAAGATGGTTGATTTTGGCGGGTGGGATATGCCTGTCGATTGCTGCGGGTTGATTGCGGAGCACATGGCTGTGCGGACGGGCGTGGGCGTCTTTGATGTGTCGCACATGGGCGATATTCAATTTCGCGGGCCGGGGTCGCTGGCGGCGGTGCAGAAGCTGTGCATGAATGATGCGTCGAAGCTACAGGTGGGGCAGGCGCAATACTCGGCGATGCTTTATCCGAATGGGACGTTTGTCGATGATGTGGTGGTGCATAAGCTCTCGGACAACGACTACCTGATCGTGATCAATGCTGGTACTCGCGAGAAGGACGTGGCGTGGGTGCGCGGGGTGATTGGTGGGATGCCCGGCGTTCACATGAACGACTACAGCGACTTCTACACGCAGATTGCGATTCAGGGGCCGAAGGCTGCGGAGACTTTGCAGAAGCTGACTTCGACGGATTTGAGCACGATTAAGAATTACTGGTTTACGTGGGGGCAGGTGTGTGGCTTGCACAATGTGATGATTGCCCGCACTGGCTACACCGGCGAGGATGGATTTGAGATTTACATTCCTTCGGACGAGACGACCAGCGCACGGGTGTGGGCTGAGGTGCTGGAGGCCGGTAAGGAGTTTGGGATTCTGGCGTGTGGGCTGGGTGCGCGGAATACGCTTCGGCTGGAGGCTGGGATGGCTTTGTATGGCCATGAGATCTCGGACACGATCAATGTGTTTGAGGCTGGGTTGGGGCGGTATGCCAAGCTCGACTACGAATCCAAAGGCGATTTCGTTGGGCGCGATGCGCTGGTGAAGATTCAGGCTGACGGTGGGCCGAAGCGCAAGCTGGTTGGGTTGGAGATGGTGGAGCGCGGGATTGGGCGGGATGGGTATCCGGTGTTCTCGCTCGATGGGAAGCGGGTGGGTGAGATTACGAGCGGGTCGCCCTCGCCGTTTTTGAAGAAGAATATTGCCATGGCTTATGTGCCGGTGGAGTTCTCGGCGGTGGACACAGAGGTTGCGGTGGAGATTCGCGGGCAGATGGTGAAGGCGCGTGTGGTGCCGCTGCCGTTTTATAAGCGGGCGAAGAAGTAG
- the gcvH gene encoding glycine cleavage system protein GcvH produces the protein MAYPANYRYTKEHEWIAADGSAGSVGITDYAQDSLGDIVFVDLPKVGDAVEAGKTFGSVESVKAVSDLFAPVSGTVTAVNDALKDKPELINTDANTTWLIKVSLTDASQTNGLLTAADYEKFIAEETGH, from the coding sequence ATGGCTTATCCGGCGAATTACAGGTACACGAAGGAACACGAGTGGATTGCGGCTGACGGCTCGGCGGGCAGCGTGGGTATTACGGACTACGCGCAGGACTCGCTGGGCGACATTGTTTTTGTTGACCTGCCGAAGGTGGGCGATGCGGTCGAGGCGGGCAAGACGTTCGGCTCGGTCGAGTCGGTGAAGGCGGTCTCGGACTTGTTCGCGCCGGTGTCTGGTACGGTGACGGCGGTGAATGACGCGCTCAAGGACAAGCCGGAGTTGATCAACACGGACGCGAATACGACGTGGCTGATTAAGGTGTCGCTGACCGATGCGAGCCAGACCAATGGCCTGCTGACGGCTGCCGATTATGAGAAGTTTATTGCCGAGGAGACCGGACACTAA
- the gcvPA gene encoding aminomethyl-transferring glycine dehydrogenase subunit GcvPA, with translation MRYLPKSPGDREEMLAEIGAASIDDLFQSIPAEYQLKRDLKIPHQHGESEILDRFRAFADANAAGYASFLGAGVYRHYRPVIIDSLVQRGEFLTSYTPYQPEISQGTLQAMFEFQTMICELTGMEIANASMYDGSTGAAEAIMMAVRVTGRDGAVVARTVHPEYREVVATYAQHQEIPLAEVGYGANGRVDLAALDAAITKDTACVLIQSPNFFGTIEDVAAIAELAHAKGALLIVSIAEAISLGIVKPPVEADIVSMEAQSYGVAPSFGGPFCGVIACKEKFLRQMPGRLIGETKDKDGRRGFVLTLSTREQHIRREKATSNICTNQALVALMTTIFLTVYGKQGMKELAEQNLAKAAYLKSALGKHGKVLFEGAPRFHEFVLETPKSAEAVNADLLEKKIIGGLPLAKWYPELGPNASLWCVTELTTRAQMDAATEMLEESP, from the coding sequence ATGCGTTATCTGCCGAAGTCCCCTGGGGACCGTGAAGAGATGCTGGCCGAGATTGGTGCGGCGTCGATCGATGATCTGTTCCAGAGCATTCCTGCTGAGTATCAACTGAAGCGCGACCTGAAGATTCCTCATCAGCATGGCGAGTCGGAGATTCTGGATCGCTTTCGTGCGTTTGCCGACGCGAACGCTGCCGGTTATGCGAGCTTTCTGGGCGCGGGTGTGTATCGGCACTATCGGCCGGTGATTATCGATTCGCTGGTGCAGCGTGGCGAGTTTCTGACAAGCTATACGCCGTATCAGCCGGAGATCTCGCAGGGCACGCTGCAGGCGATGTTCGAGTTCCAGACGATGATCTGCGAGCTGACCGGCATGGAGATCGCCAACGCGTCGATGTATGACGGCTCGACCGGCGCGGCGGAGGCGATCATGATGGCGGTGCGCGTGACCGGGCGCGATGGCGCGGTAGTGGCGCGGACGGTGCATCCGGAGTACCGCGAGGTGGTGGCGACTTACGCGCAGCACCAGGAGATTCCGCTCGCCGAGGTTGGCTACGGCGCGAATGGGCGCGTGGATCTGGCTGCGCTCGATGCGGCGATTACGAAGGACACGGCTTGCGTGCTGATTCAGTCGCCGAACTTCTTCGGCACGATTGAGGATGTTGCCGCGATTGCGGAGCTTGCTCATGCGAAGGGTGCGCTGCTGATTGTGTCGATTGCCGAGGCGATTTCGCTGGGGATTGTGAAGCCTCCAGTTGAAGCGGACATCGTTTCGATGGAGGCTCAGAGTTACGGCGTTGCGCCGAGCTTTGGCGGGCCGTTCTGCGGCGTGATTGCGTGCAAGGAGAAGTTTCTGCGGCAGATGCCCGGGCGGCTGATCGGCGAGACGAAGGACAAGGACGGCAGGCGCGGATTTGTGCTCACTTTGAGTACGAGGGAACAGCATATTCGGCGCGAGAAGGCGACTTCGAACATCTGCACCAATCAGGCGCTGGTGGCGCTGATGACGACCATCTTCCTGACGGTGTATGGCAAGCAGGGGATGAAGGAGTTGGCTGAACAAAATCTTGCGAAGGCTGCTTATTTGAAGAGCGCACTTGGCAAGCACGGCAAGGTGTTGTTTGAGGGCGCGCCGCGCTTCCATGAGTTTGTGCTGGAGACGCCGAAGAGCGCTGAGGCTGTGAATGCCGATCTGTTGGAGAAGAAGATTATCGGCGGCCTGCCGTTGGCGAAGTGGTATCCAGAGCTTGGGCCGAATGCTTCGCTTTGGTGCGTGACGGAGTTGACGACGAGGGCGCAAATGGACGCGGCAACGGAGATGCTTGAGGAGAGCCCCTAA
- the gcvPB gene encoding aminomethyl-transferring glycine dehydrogenase subunit GcvPB, translating to MSQITPPSEVNKISKKISDKQQKFAGSPKKATTHVNQNEDLIFEKSSPGKKAYRLAELDVPAVDAASLLGAAARTDLGVMPELSEIEIIRHFTRLSTWNYAIDLGMYPLGSCTMKYNPRINELVSRLEGIADAHPYQPESLSQGCLGIMKVLSDALVEITGMDTITLQPAAGAHGEFTGILLARAYHEAKGNPRKKILIPDSAHGTNPATAAVCGYEVANLKSNAQGMVDVAELERLVDEDTAALMLTNPSTIGVFESEIHKIADVLHAKGALLYMDGANMNALCGKTRPGDFGVDVMHLNLHKTFSTPHGGGGPGSGPVACKKILEPFLPTPVLVTRADGTLGLEYNRPQTVGRVRAFYGNFGMFVRALAYILANGPDGLRQTTEDAVLNANYIRAKLSDTFELPYKAPSLHEVVFSDKRQAKNGVKTGDMGKRLIDYGFHAYTVSFPLVVPGAMMIEPTESESREELDLLIDALKQIAREAEENPELVQTAPHTTRAQRLDETTAARKPVLRWKAPAASTPVAVDSAAKEW from the coding sequence ATGTCCCAGATAACACCCCCTTCCGAAGTGAACAAGATATCCAAGAAGATCTCAGACAAGCAGCAAAAGTTTGCTGGAAGCCCGAAAAAGGCGACGACACACGTCAATCAGAATGAGGACTTGATCTTTGAGAAGTCTTCGCCGGGGAAGAAAGCTTATCGGCTGGCTGAGCTGGACGTGCCGGCTGTCGATGCTGCTTCCCTGCTCGGCGCGGCGGCGCGTACCGATCTGGGTGTGATGCCGGAGTTGAGTGAGATTGAGATCATTCGGCACTTCACGCGGCTTTCGACTTGGAACTATGCGATTGACCTGGGGATGTATCCGCTGGGGTCGTGCACGATGAAGTACAACCCGCGCATCAATGAGCTGGTGTCGCGGCTTGAAGGGATTGCGGATGCGCATCCTTATCAGCCGGAGTCGCTGTCGCAGGGGTGCCTGGGCATCATGAAGGTGCTCTCGGATGCGCTGGTTGAGATTACCGGCATGGACACGATTACGCTGCAGCCGGCGGCGGGTGCGCATGGCGAGTTCACCGGGATTCTGCTGGCAAGGGCGTATCACGAGGCGAAGGGGAATCCGCGGAAGAAGATTCTGATTCCCGACTCGGCGCATGGGACGAACCCGGCGACGGCTGCGGTGTGCGGCTATGAGGTTGCGAACCTGAAGTCGAATGCGCAGGGCATGGTGGATGTGGCCGAGCTGGAGCGGCTGGTGGATGAAGATACCGCCGCGCTGATGCTGACGAATCCTTCGACGATTGGCGTGTTTGAGAGCGAGATTCATAAGATTGCCGATGTGCTTCATGCGAAGGGCGCGCTGCTCTACATGGACGGCGCGAACATGAATGCGCTGTGCGGCAAGACTCGGCCGGGCGACTTTGGTGTGGACGTGATGCATTTGAATCTGCATAAGACGTTTTCGACTCCGCATGGAGGTGGTGGTCCGGGTTCGGGGCCGGTGGCTTGCAAGAAGATTCTGGAGCCGTTTCTGCCTACGCCGGTGCTGGTGACGCGCGCGGATGGGACGCTTGGGCTGGAGTACAACCGGCCCCAGACTGTTGGCCGTGTGCGCGCGTTTTATGGCAACTTCGGGATGTTTGTGCGGGCGCTGGCTTACATTCTGGCCAATGGGCCGGATGGTTTGCGCCAGACGACTGAGGATGCGGTGCTGAATGCGAACTATATTCGCGCGAAGCTGTCGGATACGTTTGAGCTGCCGTACAAGGCTCCTTCGCTGCATGAGGTTGTCTTCTCGGACAAGCGGCAGGCGAAGAATGGCGTGAAGACCGGTGATATGGGCAAGCGGCTAATTGATTATGGCTTCCACGCTTACACGGTCAGCTTTCCGCTGGTGGTGCCGGGCGCGATGATGATTGAGCCGACGGAGAGCGAGAGCCGCGAGGAGCTTGATTTGCTGATCGATGCGCTGAAGCAGATTGCGCGCGAGGCGGAGGAAAATCCTGAGCTGGTGCAGACGGCTCCGCATACGACGCGGGCGCAGCGGCTGGAT